The following DNA comes from Mesorhizobium sp. B2-1-8.
CGAAGTGTCCGACGTCATGGTCCACCGCACCAACATGCGCTCGGTCAATGCCGACAATGCGCCCGAGGCGGTGGTGCGCGAGATCCTGCAGAGCCCGCACACCCGCATGCCGCTCTGGAAAGGCTCGCTCGACAATATCGTCGGCGTGCTGCACGCCAAGGATCTGCTGCGTGCACTGAACGAGGTCGGCAACGATTTTTCGCAAATCGACGTGATGAAGATCGCGTCAAAACCCTGGTTCGTGCCCGACACCACGACCTTGCAGGAACAGCTCAACGCGTTCCTGCGCCGCAAGGCTCATTTCGCCGTCGTCGTCGACGAATATGGCGAGGTCGAGGGGCTGGTGACGCTGGAGGACATCATCGAGGAGATCGTCGGCGAGATCGCCGACGAGCATGATGTCGACATCCAGGGCGTCAAGCAGGAGGCGGACGGTTCCGTCGTCGTCGAAGGCACGGTGCCGATCCGCGACCTCAACCGGGCGCTCGACTGGAACCTGCCGGACGAGGAGGCGACCACCATCGCCGGCCTCGTCATCCACGAGGCGCAATCGATCCCCGAGGAGAAGCAGGCCTTTACGTTCCACGGCAAGCGCTTCGTCGTCATGAAACGCGACAAGAACCGGATTGCCAGGGTCAGGATCAGGCCAGCCGGCGACAGTTAGACTAGAGCCGCCGCCTTGCCGATCCTTCACTGGAATTCCCGCCCGCCGGGATGCATTCTTTGCCGATGATGATTATCGATCGGCGAACCTTGCTCCTGGCTTCGATGTCCACCTTGTTGCCTGCTGGGGCATTGGCGGCGCGAGACAAGCCATCGCCCGAAACCTTCGACTGTGGACCGGCCAAGCTCGACATCTATGCGCCCGGTGGCGCGAGAAACCTGCCGGTTGTCTTCTTCGTCCATGGCGGCGCGTGGCGGTTCGGCAGACGCAGCCAGGTCAACGCCAAACCGGCCTTCCTGCTTGCCAACGGCTTCTGCTTCGTCTCCGTCGACTA
Coding sequences within:
- a CDS encoding HlyC/CorC family transporter; this translates as MDNGWIVVAVLAILVLLVVAVRTRLLAMFGYELSRIEPQRSSQDELRGAVDDFRRDGQVVREDRDRIGGLFDLEELEVSDVMVHRTNMRSVNADNAPEAVVREILQSPHTRMPLWKGSLDNIVGVLHAKDLLRALNEVGNDFSQIDVMKIASKPWFVPDTTTLQEQLNAFLRRKAHFAVVVDEYGEVEGLVTLEDIIEEIVGEIADEHDVDIQGVKQEADGSVVVEGTVPIRDLNRALDWNLPDEEATTIAGLVIHEAQSIPEEKQAFTFHGKRFVVMKRDKNRIARVRIRPAGDS